Genomic window (Helianthus annuus cultivar XRQ/B chromosome 3, HanXRQr2.0-SUNRISE, whole genome shotgun sequence):
tagtttaaggaacgatacggtttacgcacgattaagcgaaagaccggatagaatgtgatttagacccgacaagtttgaatacttgtataatatgggtatactagatacattctggattttgaaataaaaatgatatcgtttgacccgtttcggtcgatttacgcaaactagttacgtaaaccgaaccgaatgcgaaaagggcgatacgggtagacaaatgattcaaatgcaagttccctgatataatatgctttaaatatgatataatatcagtaagttatgttctatattgcccggaataattttaaacccaatttatgccttagaagggcattttggtcatttaaaagattgtaaaagagtaaaattagaaatctgagtttcgggtctggttcatacagcaaatatacttaatataacatattatatcagtagggtatgacccatataccaaatttatcatttaaaaccaaactatgcaccgtaggggtattttagtaatttcacaagggctaaaagtgccaaaactggaagtctgagttcatatacttatacttaatgtttttatatgaaaatatgctaaacacatcagtaggtataggtcttatatgtttaaaacaagtataacgctcactatgcgcttaaaacgctaaatatgcgatttaagggcgttttcgggttttcaaattaaatctgagatttttatgtttccagaatacttaaaataatttattcatcatataaaatcagtagaaaaaggtttcgggtcaaaaggatgtgtaaaactcattttatggctaaaacggtcaaaaccgacataagccgaaatggctaggcgatctaggatccgttcagccaaaaattaattaaaaatcatcaaaattcccagaatattatattactcctgttggtaaaaagtttcgtatcaaaacgtggccagaaacgggttctacgcgaaaaggaccgtttatgtaaatttataatatagttttacgctaatggccataactcaaaatctggaccaccaactgatccgaaattttcggtgcaagtttatatattagaaataaagatttctatcctttcacttttccaaaaatcccgttttaaatcaaaaagggcaaaatagtcaactttatgcataaatcggaaacatgcattcgaatcggctaagcatagacttatgacataaaatttccagaaagtttaactaaaatgccaatggtcaaaaatgctctaaaatacagatctcacacatgcatgtacggatccgaaccgatagtttacgaaaaagtcgtttattaagactttcggttccaatccgggtttacactaaagattgtcgagttgatcgtggtaaaatacattcttatattcataataaagctttctatgaagatcaaacagattgcatgtcatctatatcattattcatgtcatttttcacaaaaatcgcttctgttgactttttagaaataggtttgactcgacatttagcatgcatgtagtgggaatcagagagtaccctttagagggtttgtttcccataatattaccaacatgtatcaagtttcaattcgagaaatgactgattgaaatccgtttaatcagaaagtcaaagcttatgaacaaacagtttgacttttagcaataatctaAGTAATaacggattagagaacgaattgaaagcttacaaaggtcctatagatgtttagtgaacactaggattcgtccttgatgatcagattaactccagaaagtctgccttgaaggttcttgcAATTGAGAGCTTTTGGTTACTATGAAAATGCTCAAGAAAAGAGGTGAAGATCTGATTTAAAGCTGAGAAATGAGGGTTACTGTTGTAGTAGCCATGCATGGCATCtaattggtgcaaaaggaggcAAGAACCAGCTGTTTACAACTCATTTTCGGACCCAAATCACCCAAATACGatttttctgtcgctggcagccccacgcggcccgcttgggtcataccaggcgggtcgcctgaccctggttcagcaaaacaagtttttattttggcagctttagtccctgagcttgcgtgcgatgtttcggctgcttaatttggcccgtaaacccccaaacttggtttttaagaaccttaggacatttaccaacatggtaatgccctcggataactttgcgctcaaccgaaaagccctgaaattcgacgttgacgcttttagtcccttaagtacggttttggccataactttctcatacgttgacgaaacttcatgaaatttttaccacatattctagtgagtatattttagcttctcaaagcttcgggtctgccaaaagtccactcagaggtataaattaaacatgttgacacttttggcccctatagttcgaaatacttcacttttgtgcaatttccgcgtcgtatgatccatgaaccatccgttaaaggttataaacattatctagggttatcatagagcctatttatccattattgacactttggacccttacgttccatagttttcaccgtttgtcacttttagtccctctaaagtatgttttcacataacggaaccttatgacacgtgtcaagacattattggacgaaattttttgaggtgttacaaTATAGATGAGAGcctaaaattcatagaaaaacctttgtcgattgaagatcgacaggtgaagaaacttcgaagaaagcacgtaccgattgtaaaagtcaaatgggatgctcgtagaggtcctgaatatacgtgggaagtcgaagaaacaatgaaagataagtacccctatttatttgagtaaatctcgggtcgagatttattttaagggggtgaggatgtaacacctcgaatttttgtgtccaatgatgtgttaacacgtgtcatttgattaaacgtggcatccataataaataaaggactaattttgacaaaccttgaaagtatataaattcgagggttataaatgtcaacaagggtaaatatactgtataataaccctgaataaatgcttgtaccttcaaacgaataaatcataaatcgtacggaagcgaaacgcggaagaaagtgagagattacgagctacaggggttaactgtgtcaacatgttaatattacctctgagtgaccctttaacgttcccaaggcttcgtagcagtattatacgctcactagaatatactatataaattccgcgaagttccgtcttaaaacgagaaagttatactcgaattcgtatgagaagggttaaaagcgtcaacaatgaaagttaaggctttccaaataattaataaactaaccggggactttataatgtgggtaaataacacgaggcccctgtcggtaaataaccgagggccaaaccgcaaagttaccccttcaaacccgaaaggtcaggtaaatcattacgaaagatttcgttattaattaccaggatttcgtaatcatttcaaaagattttaaaaatctgaaaaacaggcctctcgcgacccgcgttaagtaatcgcctaagtgtaggcgggtcgcgagcctcctaaaatacgcacctgatatttgaatatcaggcgacccgcgttaaacaAGCATGGgacttccatgcgggtcgcgtaaagtgcccagatgcagaaagttgtaacttcttgccttttggagcttttgaacgatcaaacaaccaattaatggagcatgggtgccccctactcgacccataccacttagggacacctgcccatgatccatgatcaagtgtagcatgtgttgtaatgatcttgaaggtttttgaacactataaatagccacattggttcataacattcaccacaacacaaacacttccatctgatcattctaagagctctctagcatccatctctgctctataagcaagaacacacttctgtaagtcgttcataaccattttggtcatacctttccatagttatagctcataaacacaaccgtcgtaactaacggttgtcattacaataacttgcaaatggttcagtcttatgacggatcaaaagtagttttgagtaggtaattatgtgggtaataaacctctaaaagggttccccctgatcgccactctaactatgtcaaatatcgagtcaaacgtgcggttaaaaagtcaacagaaagctattttagcgatttatgcataatctgtaatgtacatactaagaaacctgttttgacactcataaaatatgatattaagtttataaacttgtttgcgctcgtttgaatcgaccatttgctatattgaaccggttcggagccgaatgtcgcaaaagtttgacttttgctttgacttcagttctgacccgttttagtgaggtatagatatgccttaggactctcttaggaccaggtcacatgttggtataaacctctgtgatcggttcatgagttatccgagtcttttgcgcatttccgtcattcgcctaaaagttgaccgtaacggcctttcgaaaataaaacgagtatttcggacacgtgaacggaccataaccttgcttagtaaattataagcatgtccttaaagtttcacgtcaatccgaggtctagaatgagagttatgctaaatggcgcatttaaagtaaactttagtaattaacggcgcaattagcataacacctatctaaaccaagatttcgtcaccaaaacttttacccactgtattaaaataatattttgggaattttaaagatttttaataatttttacctcgctcataacctgcggttatggctacggttcggtaaataccgaatatgcccttttcggccaaaacatgagttctacaaggtcttttgacccgattccagttgctactggttttaaataataaataaagtattttaagctttataagctgtttgggaaactcagatttcctgtagaactcgaaaagcccttttaaagtctttaaaatgaccgaaaacccctacggggcgtaatattaacttaaactcgttacgggcgtcatgggaggtatcctactgataccacaacctctttaaggcttattgacttaggaaataagcgtacgactctcatggttaaccgtttcgcctattgagcgcacggttcggcttatgaaactagttttcataaattagccgatacgggtcaaattatattatttgaaccccaaagtccagagtgtgaaccataaacccatataaaacaagtctctgaacttgttgggtcagaatcacactccattctcggttttcgccgttttcgcgcgattaaaccatatctatatatatcggaaccaaccggtctaggctacggccattataaagactcgttaggattctaagaggttaattaaaaccttcgttccagattaggagccccagtaaaagctatcggtgatttaatccaaattaaggaaatatacttgcaaaggtaaatactttaacttatttcccctatatgggcttgggttacggtatattaataccgcttgattgagcattgtattcttccatcgcttaggtggttaattaaataatatgatcggctcatttaaacagttttgtttcttataagcctttggggggtttaatgaccgttgtcccggatatccttggcatcattttacgaaatggccacgaccatcgacatcccggtgtaggcgtacacccggtataaagtgtcgacattaaattaaaagacgtagccgttggtttttatactacggttttacgcaatgtggtgtgtctataaatctttaacccggcacgacccgggctactgaacgcataaaagaacatgtaaaacgttcacaagattttattataattttcccaagttataaaagagtttgtgccttgtgcattcaaatcaattttaataaacattttcaaatgtgtcagttgaatgtatttaccagtgtaaactaacgtattttccccaaaaagattaagtgcaggtactagacgaaattggttggtattagctgcctaagcatcacgaatagtctcgcaaactcgatgccgtatctgaatgaacaatatttatttattttgatccgctgtggatatattcaacttctgtaatacatttgatattacaaccagaggttgaagtttatatatttatcttaagcttccgctgtgcattatataattgtgtggtttgactatattgttgccaacatcgtcacggtaatcccccaccgggcccaccggtgaaacacgtggaaaccggggtgtgacactaggtgaattgtttagaacttaaaatgtttaaagcttaatggtgctagtgatttgtctcataaactgatatgatcctcttacacgaactcacaaaaatattgtttgtaaatatttcgtttctgCATTTCAATTTTATTCCTGCAATTGTgttttagtcttcatattttgaaaaatacaaaaagatttttgacaactgatggaGAAGAGCCGATTTTCAAAATcccaagtgctgaacatgatgaactggtttgagAGAGTGTGCATGAAGAAGTttttacaagtggtcatcagaaattAAATCATTTTTTAACAACTCATGCTATGAAGTTTCTAAATTTATAAAGTTTTAAATTTGAGAAgcttattttgaggtagagtttatgcaggtgtgagccaggtttcgatcttagAATTTGTGAAAGTGATTCGAGCCAGGTTCCAGATCCTGTGGATTAaaaattccagactgcgatcccagcttattgaaaaggggagtctgaagacagtcAAGATGAAGTGGTTAGAGCCAGTGTTGATCCTGGAACTATATGCAtgcaagctgatgatgctgataaacttaaggaatcaagagacctGATCAAGAGAAGATAAAGCCAGGTTGAGATTCTAGAAGgaagaaaaaaagacgttgataGAGGACGCTTATAATGGATAATCTTTGGAGAGaacgagaagactgataaagactgaagggtTGATAACCGGAGACTCGataccgaagacttcgtcaacttccgatggggagtctgttggtgcatacgtctgtcaacttcgtcttgtatcaagtcttgtaaTAGATTAGATAGATCAGTGCACGCAAAACGAGAAATATAGATGTGaaggtatttcgcacgaaatagcacactgctatttcgtacgaaatcagatGGCTATTTCGCATGAATGTCTATTTCGTGTGAAGTTGATTTCGCATgaaccatttcgtgcgaaatcacctcatctataaatacctgatgtgtcttgtcatttgtaacttttctgATTCCGATAGcaaagctctgccgaagtgtctacagcATTGTAATCGATCTgatatcaatcaaaagacagtttaaagtgaattcttGTGCAATTCAGCTGAAATAACACCAATACATTTGTTTCCGCCTTTTATATTGGTTGAGGACACCTCTGAACAACTCATTTGGGTCAGGAAACGATCCTACAGTTTAGTAgttatttctaattttaaaaggggataacaagcttaGATTAGAACATTCGGCTAAGTTAgcaaatacacacacacacacttgaaaCAGCTCTCAACAGTTCACTTGGCGATTTCATACACATTGCActttagtgatccttgtaacaagcttgttatcatcccgagttgtaaCAATCATTTTTTaaatatagttggtgatcggtagtttccatcacccgaggttttttatgtcggagatcaactcttggtcaagggttttttcctcgtataaatccttgtgttacTTGTTCATTTCATAGGTAACTCATTCATAcaattgttcattgattcaagcatcacacctcacaacaaaagatttggttgcattatcctagcttgatttttgaccaaaacaatcatCATACTGATGATACTAGTTAggatcgcattgatcatatagactatgggatttgagcatagctcacccccttggGCAAATAATTATAAAAGATTACAATTGCCTTGTCACGATTGGACAATATAATATAGCTCGTAGGCAAAACATCATTAAGGATGTTAAATTTAATCATCGTATTGATGACTTTTAATCATGATATccttgatcatatagactattaggcttgagcatagctcactACCTTGAACAAGGGATCTTAAGGATCACAATGTCTATGTCACTAATGGACAATatattatagcccgtaggcacttcatcacaaATGGGTTTGTATATTTTGATCATCATATTGATGATACTTGCCATGATCTAATTCGATCATATAGGCTTTAAGGCCTGGACATAGTCTAAATACCTTGACGGCTGGTGTGGTCTCTCAAGTCACACTGCCAGTAGTGTTAACATGTTCCCAGATGTTcccagatgttaacaaggattaatCAGTCTTTGGTACCAAACATGGTTAACATAGACAGACTTGTCGAAAAAAAGACCTCACTTCAATGGAATAAACCTGGAGGAGTGGGTAACACCAATACCGGGTCTACCGTGCTTCACAGGCTTGTATGAAATAGAGAATTCAGCAAGGTAGTGGCCGATCATCTCTTGCTTGATTTCAATCTGGTTGAATGTCTTGCCATTGTAAACACCCACGACACTCCCTATCATTTCTGGAACAATGATCATGTTCCTCAAGTGAGTCTTCACTAGCTCTAGCTTCTCACCGACTGGTGCCTCACGTTTCTGTACAAATAACATTAACATTCAGCAAATGTATATAATAACATGAATGCCAATAACACAAATATTTGTCGTATTGAagaacaaacgaacacaaattcTCAACCATACAAGAAGCATGATATATTAACAAGATATGCTAAATTAAAGAGaacataacaaaattacctaAGAAGTTCAAAACATTAAAATTCAATGATAACTTTCTATTTACATTTCGACAAATGTAAACATATTTGTTACCAATACAATAATCGCAACCTTTTAGAAcatgcaaacaaacaaacacaagttTTCAAAAAGATACAGATTAATtacatgttaaaaaaataaaataaaaataacaaaactaCATAAACAAGCCGGAACATTATAATTCAATAATAAGTTGCACAAAGCACATTTCAAAAAGTGTAAACATAATGGTCACCAAAACAGTTATATGCAGTTTTCCTGAACAAGCAAGCAAACAAAAGTTCCCAATCGAGTAGATAAACAAAgtggggggggggatattccacggtcctcccaaccgccgaggtgatcccacctcgcagaccgccacccagcaagcctgagtctgggggtaaatccgctaccgtaggggcattgggaacgagcaagactcgaactcgccacctccgggttagaatgcgggctggtggccattgggctgacacaCAATGGTTAGTATATAAACAAAGTGTTAAAATTCATAATACTCATGGCTAAGTTTATTAGGACATTCAAGGTAAATATAATCTAATAACCTACAAAATGAACATATGAAAGATAAAAAACAGAGGTAAATCAATTTTCTAGTTTTAAATTTACAATTAGAACGAGTACCAAGCACTGTATCAAAAGTCGTTTGATAACATTGCGGCTTGGATGATTTGACAAACCGGCTTGGATAACTATGTCGTACTTTTAGTTTTAATAATTAACGGGGCGTAAAgcagtgtcaaatagtactagtgtcacacaaccgtcatcgaccaccaacactgactcgacctaggatatgcgtgttgagacgaacctgtcaaacatggaaaaatagaggtaaaaacgttgaaccacacatgcacgttgcgtcgtattaactcgaaaaatttagaactatacgtaaaacaaaaatttgcgaaagatgaaaagtataagtgacaaaagttgtgaagttaaattgtaaataatgaaaagttttgggttaaagttaaaaaacaaattatgtagggttaaaattgtaaaaggtaaaaacctttgggttaaaagtaaaaaattaactttttttttaaaatgcccaaagcacaatgtacaacACATGATGCACATATAACTTgctaatttatatatggaataataggTTTCTATGGCATGCATAAACAATACAACTAGTCCTACAGAAACTCAAAAAAGAAAATGCAGAACCCTAGCTTCAAGCAATTCTATAAAATCTATAGCAAATTACTAACAAAACAAATACATTTCATtataaaatgattaaaaaaaaaacatacaacttTGCGGAGCTTCTTGATTAAAGCCATAGGCTTCCTCTTCAAACCTCTCTGAAACCTATAAAACTACAaattcaattaaaaaaacaaatcgACGGTCATTTtacaaaaaatgaaaacaaacctTCTGCGAGCACGAGCAGTGAAGAGCTTAACAAGCTCATCAGTAGACATATCAAGCAGAGCATCCAAATCCACACCTCTGAACGGAAACTTCTTAAACGTTCTCTTCTTCGGTGCTCCGCCTGCAACAACAGAAGAAGAGGATTATAATGATTAGATTGAATTTGAACAAGGAAATTGATAGCATTGTAACGGGGAATAGGATTACCATTGTAAAGTTGTTGAAGAAACtactgttgctgctgctgatctGAAAGAAATAAGAAGGCTAGGGTTTGGTTGTTTGGGTATTGTTGTATATAAAGATGGCTTAGGGTTTGGACAAGTATTGTTGGGCctggttttatttttttagtatagTTGGTCTTAGAGTATAAGTAATACTTCGTGCTAGCTAAGGCCCAAACGACTCAACCACCACCGTATTCTGGTAGCGAATGGGCTTCCGGATAAAGTCAAAATTAATCTCCCTTCGTGT
Coding sequences:
- the LOC110930999 gene encoding 40S ribosomal protein S15 isoform X5, whose protein sequence is MSTDELVKLFTARARRRFQRGLKRKPMALIKKLRKVKREAPVGEKLELVKTHLRNMIIVPEMIGSVVGVYNGKTFNQIEIKQEMIGHYLAEFSISYKPVKHGRPGIGVTHSSRFIPLK
- the LOC110930999 gene encoding 40S ribosomal protein S15-4 isoform X2, with the protein product MAEVEVDVAAAGAPKKRTFKKFSFRGVDLDALLDMSTDELVKLFTARARRRFQRGLKRKPMALIKKLRKAKREAPVGEKLELVKTHLRNMIIVPEMIGSVVGVYNGKTFNQIEIKQEMIGHYLAEFSISYKPVKHGRPGIGVTHSSRFIPLK